One region of Populus trichocarpa isolate Nisqually-1 chromosome 4, P.trichocarpa_v4.1, whole genome shotgun sequence genomic DNA includes:
- the LOC7469990 gene encoding phenylalanine--tRNA ligase alpha subunit, cytoplasmic, with translation MAEEAILGYLENHEEISDSGQFATEIGLDHNDVVNVIKSLHGFRYIEAQDIKRETLVLTEEGRKYAEKGSPEVQLFLAVPEEGSISKEELQKLLDPAVFKIGCSQAAKNKWVQMGNQISRKVQHVEDRVKDLLLRIQDGQEPGKDDNNSLKARKLTALQTWKGYSVKRGPDYAPTRRRTATDLTREHLLGGDWRNIEFKEYNFSAKGPPPESGHLHPLNKVKERIKNIFRLMNFEEMPTNKYVESSFWNFDALFQPQQHPARDSHDTFFLKAPETTKQLPEDYVELVKRVHESGGYGSRGYGYEWKREEANKNLLRTHTTAISSRMLYALAQHAKQQSFTPKKYFSIDRVFRNEAVDRTHLAEFHQIEGLVCDRGLTLGHLIGVLQDFFSRLGMDKLKFKPAYNPYTEPSMEIFSYHEGLKKWVEIGNSGMFRPEMLRPMGFSEDVNVIAWGLSLERPTMILYGINNIRDLFGHKVDLGLIKKNPLCLIGIR, from the exons ATGGCAGAGGAAGCGATTTTAGGTTACTTAGAGAATCACGAAGAAATCTCCGATTCTGGCCAGTTCGCTACTGAAATTGGACTCGATCACAACGACGTTGTTAATGTCATTAAAAGCCTCCACGGTTTCCGCTACATTGAGGCCCAG GATATTAAGAGAGAAACATTGGTGCTCACTGAAGAGGGTAGAAAATATGCTGAAAAAGGATCACCTGAAGTTCAACTCTTCTTGGCTGTACCAGAGGAGGGTAGCATTTCGAAAGAAGAATTGCAG AAACTGCTAGATCCTGCAGTCTTCAAAATAGGGTGTTCTCAGGCTGCAAAGAATAAATGGGTGCAAATGGGAAATCAAATATCTAGGAAG GTTCAACATGTTGAAGACAGAGTGAAGGATCTTCTTTTACGGATACAAGATGGGCAG GAACCTGGCAAAGATGATAACAACTCTCTCAAAGCAAGAAAGCTTACTGCTCTGCA AACCTGGAAGGGCTACTCAGTTAAAAGAGGTCCTGATTATGCTCCAACAAGAAGGAGAACTGCAACTGATTTGACTCGAGAACATCTGCTGGG GGGTGATTGGAGGAATATAGAGTTCAAAGAGTACAACTTCAGTGCCAAAGGTCCACCACCTGAAAGTGGCCATCTTCACCCGCTCAACAAG GTGAAAGAACGAATCAAAAACATCTTCCGTCTAATGAA CTTTGAGGAAATGCCAACAAATAAATATGTTGAGAGCAG CTTCTGGAATTTTGATGCACTGTTTCAGCCACAACAACATCCTGCCCGCGATTCACATGATACCTTCTTTCTTAAAG CTCCTGAAACAACAAAGCAACTGCCTGAAGATTATGTTGAGTTGGTGAAGCGTGTTCATGAGTCTGGTGGCTATGGGTCAAGGGG ATATGGATATGAGTGGAAAAGAGAGGAAGCAAACAAAAATCTTTTGCGAACTCATACAACTGCAATTTCTTCTCGGATGCTTTATGCGCTAGCACAG CATGCAAAACAGCAGTCGTTTACCCCCAAAAAGTACTTCTCCATAGATCGAGTTTTCAGAAATGAAGCAGTTGATCGAACTCATTTAGCAGAATTCCACCAGATAGAAG GTCTGGTGTGTGATCGAGGGCTTACACTAGGTCACTTGATTGGAGTGCTGCAGGACTTCTTTTCGCGTTTAG GCATGGACAAGCTGAAATTCAAGCCTGCTTACAATCCATATACCGAGCCTAGCATGGAGATTTTCAG TTATCACGAAGGCCTCAAGAAATGGGTGGAGATTGGAAATTCTGGCATGTTCAGGCCTGAAATGTTGCGTCCTATGGGATTCTCGGAAGATGTCAATGTTATTGCCTGGGGCCTTTCGCTTGAAAG ACCAACCATGATATTATATGGGATCAATAATATCAGAGATCTTTTTGGACACAAG GTGGATCTTGGGCTCATCAAGAAAAACCCTCTATGCCTTATTGGAATTAGGTAG